The Drosophila innubila isolate TH190305 chromosome 3R unlocalized genomic scaffold, UK_Dinn_1.0 2_E_3R, whole genome shotgun sequence genome has a segment encoding these proteins:
- the LOC117790925 gene encoding uncharacterized protein LOC117790925: MLRYLCILAAISQLICLTLAEAPAYIKQCPRDDPKLVNCLIGSLEHLRPYLASGIPEIELPPVEPFKMDSLALQLTEGPQGYKITLKNMEAFGASNFEVKSLKLGENGGEPFKARIVMPKLKIEAKYTSSGVLLIIPASGGGEFHAIFDGVTADLTGKTSARGKYLHVDSLSIVLDVKKANMSISGAFNNNRILLEATNLFLRDNSQIVLEAMQSQLQKKLATEFGKLANQLLKNVPVDQFYSN, translated from the exons ATGCTGAGATACTTGTGCATACTGGCTGCAATCAGTCAATTGATCTGTTTAACTCTGGCTGAAGCGC CTGCGTATATTAAGCAATGCCCTCGCGATGATCCCAAGCTGGTGAACTGCCTTATTGGCTCCCTGGAGCATCTGAGACCGTATCTGGCTAGCGGCATACCCGAGATAGAG CTGCCGCCCGTGGAGCCCTTCAAGATGGACTCGCTGGCACTGCAGCTCACGGAGGGACCGCAGGGTTATAAGATCACGCTGAAGAACATGGAGGCATTTGGGGCCAGCAACTTTGAGGTGAAGTCTCTTAAGCTCGGCGAGAATGGCGGTGAACCCTTTAAGGCGCGCATTGTGATGCCCAAGCTGAAGATCGAGGCGAAGTACACCAGCTCCGGTGTTCTACTGATAATACCCGCATCAGGAGGCGGCGAATTCCATGCCATATTCGACGGTGTTACCGCCGATCTCACTGGAAAGACATCGGCACGTGGCAAGTACCTGCACGTGGATTCCCTCAGTATTGTCTTGGATGTGAAGAAGGCCAACATGAGCATCTCCGGTGCCTTCAACAACAATCGTATTCTGC TGGAGGCCACGAATCTCTTCCTGCGCGACAACTCACAAATTGTTCTAGAGGCCATGCAATCGCAGCTCCAGAAGAAGCTGGCCACTGAATTCGGCAAACTGGCCAATCAGCTGCTCAAAAACGTTCCTGTCGATCAATTCTACTCGAATTAG